Proteins found in one Bacilli bacterium PM5-9 genomic segment:
- a CDS encoding L-serine dehydratase (product_source=KO:K01752; cath_funfam=3.30.1330.90; cog=COG1760; ko=KO:K01752; pfam=PF03313,PF03315; superfamily=143548; tigrfam=TIGR00720; transmembrane_helix_parts=Outside_1_226,TMhelix_227_249,Inside_250_408), whose product MQSLKEFYKEGPGPSSSHTMGPQRAAKQFQEAYPNASKIEVTLHGSLSLTGKGHLTDWIILETIKDIPTEIIWNDDELPGHPNGMIFKAFDENQKLIGEWIVYSVGGGTIVVEGLESGGTIPHIYELNTLDEITSYINSKNMTYFDYIKEVEGEDITQFLGQIVDNMIKNTERGLAAEGLIPGSLKLLRVAKQLNEIAHQTQRADEKEKLLLSSYSYAVAEENASGGFVVTAPTCGAAGVIPAIIYYYYKDKKVSKDTLIEALAIAGLYGNLIKQNASISGAEGGCQAEVGTACAMAAAAVSFLEGLDNSQMEYAAEIAIEHHLGLTCDPVEGYVQIPCIERNGQAVLRAFDAMLYAKTLTKLRTNSVSFDTVVRTMKETGEDLKQEYRETALGGLATNYYRENKLQK is encoded by the coding sequence ATGCAATCATTAAAAGAATTCTATAAAGAAGGACCAGGTCCTTCCTCATCCCACACAATGGGACCACAAAGAGCAGCAAAACAATTTCAAGAAGCTTATCCAAATGCAAGTAAAATAGAAGTTACTTTACATGGATCATTAAGCTTAACAGGAAAAGGACATTTAACAGACTGGATTATTTTAGAAACAATTAAAGATATTCCAACAGAAATAATTTGGAATGATGATGAATTACCAGGGCATCCAAATGGAATGATTTTTAAAGCATTTGATGAAAATCAAAAATTAATTGGTGAATGGATTGTTTACTCTGTAGGAGGAGGAACAATTGTTGTTGAAGGATTAGAAAGTGGAGGAACTATTCCTCATATTTATGAACTTAACACATTAGATGAAATAACTAGTTACATAAATTCAAAAAACATGACATATTTTGATTATATTAAAGAAGTTGAAGGAGAAGATATAACTCAATTCCTTGGTCAAATCGTTGATAATATGATTAAAAATACAGAAAGAGGATTAGCAGCTGAAGGACTTATCCCAGGTTCTTTAAAACTATTAAGGGTTGCTAAACAATTAAATGAAATTGCTCATCAAACACAACGTGCAGATGAAAAAGAAAAATTACTATTATCTTCATACTCTTATGCTGTAGCAGAAGAGAATGCATCTGGTGGTTTTGTAGTAACAGCACCAACATGTGGAGCAGCTGGAGTAATTCCTGCAATCATATACTATTATTATAAAGATAAAAAAGTTAGTAAAGATACATTAATTGAGGCACTAGCAATCGCTGGTTTATATGGAAACTTAATTAAACAAAATGCAAGTATTTCTGGAGCAGAAGGTGGATGTCAAGCTGAGGTTGGAACAGCATGTGCAATGGCAGCAGCAGCAGTATCATTCTTAGAAGGATTAGACAATTCACAAATGGAATATGCAGCAGAAATAGCAATCGAACATCACTTAGGATTAACTTGTGATCCAGTTGAAGGTTATGTTCAAATTCCATGTATTGAAAGAAATGGACAAGCGGTATTAAGAGCATTTGATGCAATGTTATATGCTAAAACACTTACTAAATTAAGAACAAACTCAGTTTCATTTGACACAGTAGTTAGAACAATGAAAGAAACTGGTGAAGACTTAAAACAAGAGTATCGTGAAACAGCATTAGGTGGACTTGCAACGAATTATTATCGCGAAAATAAATTACAAAAATAA
- a CDS encoding DNA polymerase-3 subunit delta (product_source=KO:K02340; cath_funfam=1.10.8.60; cog=COG1466; ko=KO:K02340; pfam=PF06144; superfamily=48019,52540; tigrfam=TIGR01128) codes for MIYTIQACDDVLGNEQLKKIYDKDSIQTDMMNTVEFDCLDIEIDQILDYCFTTPFFASHKVAILKNPIFLTAENTKKDYTEFIDKLMNYIKNENESTILIIYSLYEKLDERKKIVKFLKEKTKFIKVETPNAMQLNDIVKKMLEKRGNTVDYATIDLLIEKVGTNLVDVVSEVEKLALFKPNGNIGKEDVEDFVTCNIDASIFDLSNAILEKNVAKSITLFEDLTKGGLEPIVLVSVLANQFRLALLSKNYQRLQFDSNTIAKKLKVHPYRIKLALKLTFSDKDLKELLVKLADLDYHIKIGKINKYHGMKLLILSI; via the coding sequence ATGATCTACACTATTCAAGCATGTGATGATGTTCTAGGAAATGAACAACTTAAAAAAATATATGATAAAGACAGTATTCAAACAGATATGATGAATACTGTTGAGTTTGATTGCCTTGATATTGAGATTGATCAAATATTAGATTATTGTTTTACAACACCATTTTTTGCAAGCCATAAAGTTGCGATATTAAAAAATCCAATTTTTTTAACTGCAGAAAATACAAAAAAAGATTATACAGAGTTTATAGATAAGTTAATGAATTATATTAAAAATGAAAATGAGAGTACAATTTTAATTATCTATTCACTATATGAAAAACTTGATGAAAGAAAGAAAATAGTTAAATTTTTAAAAGAAAAAACAAAGTTTATTAAAGTAGAAACTCCAAACGCTATGCAACTTAATGATATAGTTAAGAAAATGCTAGAAAAGCGTGGAAATACAGTTGACTATGCGACAATAGATTTATTAATTGAAAAAGTTGGTACAAATTTGGTTGATGTAGTAAGTGAAGTTGAAAAACTAGCTTTATTTAAACCAAATGGAAATATAGGAAAGGAGGATGTTGAAGACTTTGTAACTTGTAACATTGATGCTTCAATATTTGATTTATCAAATGCAATTTTAGAAAAAAATGTTGCAAAATCAATCACACTTTTTGAAGATTTAACAAAAGGTGGTTTAGAGCCTATCGTACTTGTTAGTGTTTTAGCAAACCAATTTCGTCTTGCTTTATTGTCTAAAAACTATCAACGCTTACAATTTGATAGCAATACTATTGCAAAGAAATTAAAAGTACATCCTTATAGGATTAAATTAGCTTTAAAACTAACATTTAGCGATAAAGACTTAAAAGAATTGCTAGTTAAACTAGCAGATTTAGATTACCATATAAAAATCGGTAAAATAAATAAGTATCATGGAATGAAATTACTAATATTAAGTATATAA
- a CDS encoding competence protein ComEC (product_source=KO:K02238; cath_funfam=3.60.15.10; cog=COG2333; ko=KO:K02238; pfam=PF00753,PF03772; superfamily=48097,56281; tigrfam=TIGR00360; transmembrane_helix_parts=Outside_1_14,TMhelix_15_37,Inside_38_43,TMhelix_44_61,Outside_62_181,TMhelix_182_201,Inside_202_220,TMhelix_221_243,Outside_244_262,TMhelix_263_285,Inside_286_305,TMhelix_306_328,Outside_329_342,TMhelix_343_365,Inside_366_377,TMhelix_378_400,Outside_401_414,TMhelix_415_437,Inside_438_630,TMhelix_631_653,Outside_654_657) — translation MNNLLIHFVISIISFALAIFYHEPALIVLGIIFMIIVARFSLKYLFLLIIMQTCFIFYFNYRLIPNKPSNRVFEVVKVNQYSYHLKNSEAKILLKTSAKLNKGDIIEIKTPLKEVQSLENFKLFSMTNYLKSNSIFYETTTNTVSLIKKSKNKQINSKINNYYNYLFFMEKNEIDSNIKESLISLALIHLVVVSGFHFNFIYKVLKIIFQWIKRDIVVELICFSVLFYYLNILSFSYPAFRAFLSLTISKTPLNDKLSKINQLALSALIIIVIFPLSTLSFSFILTFVTSLFLSLIPENLSKNKLLNSFVIFLGTIPLITSINYQISLISFILQLLISPVIPILYLSVFLGNHLVLFENIALFLIESFEKIILFLKDYNIVLETGGYSILFSLIYYSIYLLTLYFSKNNKLLITIPFVYVLLFSYLPSFSGFISFLNVGQGDCIVIKPPFSNEAMMIDVAKPYKSNTVNNIIIPYLKAHKIKKIKTLVITHNDVDHAGGKSDLIKNFKVEKIIDKKTKQINFDKYHFIDILSNTKFKDKNANSITLYTRINGLNYLFTGDINSESELEFKKYVSKLPVDILKVAHHGSKTSTSTQFLDLTNPKIAIIQSKKNNRYNHPHPEIVNRLKQRNISIYNNAYNGTITIYYNFFYNYLKKYK, via the coding sequence TTGAATAATTTATTAATACATTTTGTAATATCAATTATCTCATTTGCATTAGCAATCTTTTATCATGAACCAGCTTTAATTGTTCTAGGAATCATTTTTATGATTATAGTTGCTAGATTTTCACTTAAATATCTATTTTTATTAATTATTATGCAAACTTGTTTTATCTTTTATTTTAATTATCGTTTAATACCAAACAAACCATCTAATCGAGTATTTGAAGTAGTTAAGGTTAACCAATATAGTTATCATTTAAAAAATAGTGAAGCAAAAATTTTATTGAAAACTTCAGCGAAATTAAATAAAGGAGATATTATTGAAATTAAAACTCCATTAAAAGAAGTTCAATCATTAGAAAACTTCAAGTTATTTAGTATGACAAATTATTTAAAGAGTAATAGTATTTTTTATGAAACAACAACTAATACAGTTTCTTTAATAAAAAAAAGTAAAAATAAACAAATAAATTCAAAAATAAATAATTATTATAATTACTTATTTTTTATGGAAAAGAATGAGATAGATTCAAATATCAAAGAATCATTAATTTCTTTAGCACTTATTCACTTAGTAGTAGTATCTGGGTTTCATTTTAATTTTATCTATAAAGTATTAAAAATAATCTTTCAATGGATAAAAAGGGATATTGTTGTTGAGCTCATTTGCTTTTCAGTGTTATTTTATTATCTTAATATATTATCCTTTTCATATCCTGCTTTTAGAGCATTTCTTTCACTAACAATTAGTAAAACACCACTTAATGATAAATTATCAAAAATAAATCAATTAGCCTTAAGTGCTTTAATAATTATTGTAATATTTCCATTATCAACTTTAAGTTTTAGTTTTATTCTAACTTTTGTAACTTCTTTATTTTTATCATTAATTCCTGAAAACTTATCAAAAAACAAATTGTTAAATAGTTTTGTGATATTTCTTGGAACAATTCCCCTTATTACAAGTATAAATTATCAAATATCATTAATATCATTTATTTTACAATTACTTATTTCGCCAGTTATCCCAATATTGTATCTTAGTGTTTTTCTAGGTAACCATCTTGTATTATTTGAAAACATTGCATTATTTTTAATTGAATCCTTTGAAAAAATAATTTTATTTTTAAAAGACTATAATATTGTTTTAGAAACAGGAGGATATTCAATATTATTTTCATTAATTTATTACTCTATATACCTTTTAACTCTTTATTTTTCTAAGAATAATAAATTATTAATAACTATCCCTTTTGTATATGTCTTACTCTTTTCATACCTTCCATCATTTTCAGGCTTTATAAGCTTTTTAAATGTTGGGCAAGGTGATTGCATAGTTATTAAACCACCGTTTAGTAATGAAGCAATGATGATTGATGTTGCAAAACCATATAAAAGTAATACAGTAAATAATATTATCATTCCATATTTAAAAGCACATAAAATTAAAAAAATTAAAACTCTAGTTATTACTCATAATGATGTTGATCATGCGGGTGGAAAAAGTGATTTAATTAAAAATTTTAAAGTGGAAAAAATTATTGATAAAAAAACAAAACAAATTAATTTTGATAAATATCATTTTATTGATATTTTATCAAATACTAAATTTAAAGATAAGAATGCTAATTCAATCACTTTATATACTAGAATTAATGGCTTAAATTATTTATTTACTGGAGATATTAATAGTGAAAGTGAATTAGAGTTTAAAAAATATGTTAGTAAACTTCCAGTTGATATTTTAAAAGTTGCTCATCATGGCTCAAAAACTAGTACATCAACACAATTTCTTGATTTAACTAATCCCAAAATAGCAATTATTCAGTCTAAAAAAAATAATCGTTATAATCATCCCCATCCTGAGATAGTAAATAGATTAAAACAAAGAAATATATCAATATATAATAATGCATATAATGGCACAATTACTATTTATTACAACTTTTTTTATAATTATTTAAAAAAATATAAGTGA
- a CDS encoding competence protein ComEA (product_source=KO:K02237; cath_funfam=1.10.150.280; cog=COG1555; ko=KO:K02237; pfam=PF10531,PF12836; smart=SM00278; superfamily=47781; tigrfam=TIGR00426): protein MKKLLLVFFICLSGCYDNLTLNQITFNTTIKYKITIEGHINKPGLYLVNDSTSISQLIKLAGGYKNNALKVNNDIILRDNLKIFINSNRIETKINLNNCSTKQLETIKGIGPSLSQKIIEYRKKYGEFEIISDLLNVKGIKEKKFNKIYEYLTIE, encoded by the coding sequence ATGAAAAAATTATTGCTTGTTTTTTTTATTTGTTTAAGTGGTTGTTATGACAATTTAACTCTTAATCAAATAACATTTAATACAACAATTAAGTATAAAATAACTATTGAAGGACATATTAATAAACCAGGATTATATTTAGTAAATGATTCAACAAGTATTTCACAACTGATTAAGTTAGCAGGTGGTTATAAAAATAATGCCTTAAAGGTAAATAATGATATTATTTTAAGAGATAATTTAAAAATATTTATTAATTCAAATCGTATTGAAACTAAAATTAACTTAAATAATTGTTCAACAAAACAATTAGAAACAATTAAAGGAATAGGACCATCACTTTCACAAAAGATAATAGAATATCGAAAAAAATATGGTGAGTTTGAAATTATCAGTGATTTATTGAATGTAAAAGGGATAAAGGAAAAGAAATTTAATAAAATTTATGAGTATTTAACTATTGAATAA
- a CDS encoding transcription elongation factor GreA (product_source=KO:K03624; cath_funfam=1.10.287.180,3.10.50.30; cog=COG0782; ko=KO:K03624; pfam=PF01272,PF03449; superfamily=46557,54534; tigrfam=TIGR01462): MEEKILLTKEGVAKLEAERENLINVERPQVIEELQAARAQGDLSENADYDAARDKQAAVEERIKEVGYMLDHYTLIDEKKGGVKKVSLGATVTILDLDDDVEKTYTIVGSIESDPDQNKISNQAPLAKKIDGKKVGDVVLIETSDYQYKIQILKIERK, translated from the coding sequence ATGGAAGAGAAAATTTTACTTACCAAAGAAGGTGTCGCTAAGCTTGAGGCAGAGCGTGAAAACCTGATTAATGTTGAAAGACCACAAGTAATTGAAGAACTACAAGCTGCACGTGCCCAAGGGGACTTATCAGAGAATGCTGATTATGATGCAGCTAGAGATAAACAAGCTGCTGTTGAGGAAAGAATTAAAGAAGTAGGATACATGTTAGATCACTACACTTTAATTGATGAGAAAAAAGGTGGCGTTAAAAAAGTATCATTAGGTGCTACAGTAACTATTTTAGATTTAGATGATGATGTTGAAAAAACATATACTATTGTTGGTTCAATTGAATCTGATCCAGATCAAAATAAAATTTCAAATCAAGCTCCACTAGCAAAGAAAATTGATGGTAAAAAAGTTGGAGATGTTGTTTTAATTGAAACTAGTGACTATCAATACAAAATTCAAATATTAAAAATTGAAAGAAAATAA
- a CDS encoding uridine kinase (product_source=KO:K00876; cath_funfam=3.40.50.300; cog=COG0572; ko=KO:K00876; pfam=PF00485; superfamily=52540; tigrfam=TIGR00235) codes for MKKPLLIGIAGGSASGKSSVARIIYEHFHDTNSVYILKQDDYYKDKNHLSLSERKAINYDHPLEFDIDLMIKQLSDLSNNRKINKPVYDFSTYLRTDLIEEVLPTDVIIVEGLFALENEDLRNLYDLKIFVDTDSDIRLIRRIMRDVNERERSLESIVEQYQTSVRDMHISFVEPTKRYADVIILNGKENVKAIDLIITKIASILD; via the coding sequence ATGAAAAAACCACTTTTAATAGGTATTGCAGGAGGAAGTGCAAGTGGAAAGTCTAGTGTTGCTAGAATTATATACGAACATTTTCACGATACCAATTCAGTTTATATTTTAAAACAAGATGATTATTATAAGGATAAAAATCATTTAAGTTTATCGGAAAGAAAAGCTATTAATTATGATCATCCCTTAGAATTTGATATAGATTTGATGATTAAACAGTTAAGTGATTTAAGTAATAATAGAAAAATAAATAAACCAGTATATGATTTTTCAACATATTTAAGAACAGATTTAATAGAAGAAGTATTACCAACTGATGTAATCATTGTTGAAGGTTTATTTGCATTAGAAAATGAAGATTTAAGAAATTTATATGATTTAAAAATATTTGTTGATACTGATTCTGATATCCGTTTAATAAGAAGAATTATGAGAGATGTAAATGAAAGAGAAAGAAGTTTAGAATCAATTGTTGAACAATATCAAACATCAGTTAGAGATATGCATATTTCATTTGTTGAGCCAACAAAACGATATGCTGATGTAATAATTTTAAATGGGAAAGAAAATGTTAAAGCTATTGATTTAATTATTACAAAGATAGCTAGTATTTTAGACTGA
- a CDS encoding putative protease (product_source=KO:K08303; cog=COG0826; ko=KO:K08303; pfam=PF01136,PF16325; superfamily=51366,55608), protein MNKPELLAPAGNLEKLKIAIMYGADAVYLGGKKFSLRSSASNFEIDDIKNGVEFAKKYQTKVYVVVNMIMHNQDLAGLKEYLEQLEEIGVNGVICADLLVVDYLKKYAPKLEIHISTQQSITNSYAIKFYEKLGANRVVLAREISKNELKELVEKSNVEIEYFVHGAMCVAYSGRCMLSNYYSKRDSNRGGCSQSCRWNYDLLLENDDKKTKINTEDSYFTMSSKDLNLAQKIPELIDMGVSSLKIEGRMKSIYYLATIISTYRKIIDDYLLNKENFVYKKEYDDNLSKAANRAINTGFYDNDMNYEKQLYQCRDEHPTKEFIGFVLDYDEKYIKLEQRNYFEKGDKVELFGPNKEFYSFVVDKIYDEDMNEISVARHPQQIVYLPFDKTISKCSMLRKVI, encoded by the coding sequence ATGAATAAGCCTGAGTTATTAGCACCTGCAGGAAATTTAGAGAAATTAAAGATTGCGATTATGTATGGTGCCGATGCAGTCTATTTAGGTGGCAAAAAGTTTTCTCTGCGCTCATCTGCTTCAAATTTTGAAATTGATGATATTAAAAATGGAGTAGAGTTTGCTAAAAAATATCAAACAAAAGTTTATGTAGTTGTAAATATGATTATGCATAATCAAGATTTAGCTGGATTAAAAGAATATTTAGAACAACTAGAAGAAATTGGAGTAAATGGTGTTATTTGTGCTGATTTATTAGTTGTCGACTATTTAAAAAAATATGCACCAAAATTAGAAATTCATATTTCAACTCAACAATCAATTACAAACTCTTATGCAATTAAATTTTATGAAAAATTAGGAGCAAATAGAGTTGTTTTAGCTAGAGAAATTTCAAAAAATGAATTAAAAGAATTAGTTGAAAAAAGTAATGTTGAAATAGAATATTTTGTTCATGGTGCAATGTGTGTTGCTTATTCAGGACGATGTATGTTATCTAATTATTATTCAAAAAGAGATAGCAATCGTGGTGGATGCTCACAATCATGTCGCTGGAATTATGATTTACTTTTAGAAAATGATGATAAAAAAACTAAAATTAATACTGAGGATAGTTATTTTACAATGTCTAGTAAAGATTTAAACTTAGCACAAAAAATCCCTGAATTAATTGATATGGGAGTATCTTCATTAAAGATAGAAGGTCGCATGAAATCAATTTATTATCTTGCTACAATCATTTCAACATATCGAAAAATAATTGATGATTACTTATTAAATAAGGAAAATTTTGTTTATAAAAAAGAATATGATGATAATTTATCAAAAGCAGCTAATCGTGCTATAAATACAGGATTTTATGATAATGATATGAATTATGAAAAACAATTATATCAATGTCGTGATGAACATCCAACAAAAGAATTTATTGGATTTGTTTTAGACTATGATGAAAAATACATAAAACTTGAACAAAGAAATTATTTTGAAAAAGGCGATAAAGTAGAGTTATTTGGCCCAAATAAAGAGTTTTATTCTTTTGTAGTTGATAAAATATATGATGAAGATATGAATGAGATAAGTGTTGCTCGTCATCCACAACAAATTGTTTATTTACCATTTGATAAAACAATTTCAAAATGCAGCATGTTAAGAAAGGTGATTTAA
- a CDS encoding collagenase-like PrtC family protease (product_source=COG0826; cog=COG0826; pfam=PF01136; superfamily=159501,52440), producing the protein MKTKLLVEICDLEQGQRLIENKVGALLLNVKGVTYTKQFNCYTNELSILVEKAQENNVELFVHLDMLYHEDDLIGLRAILKKLNSIGIKNLVICDIGVIELANDLNLDFKFINGGSVLNTNYATIDFTNDFYSGFFLSNEINIDEVVTIAKKTSADLFVQVFGKQKIFTSKRKLLTSYCEYNEIENLDMHPRNKLIIKDAATQDNYSYIYEDQFGTYIYTMNNVNALSYLDNLIENDVKYLYLNNLFCDLEEYDEVINIFNKYLKDNNYSIQDAQNDLKIVSDKLSESFFNDETVFTIEQAKLLEMELKDE; encoded by the coding sequence ATGAAAACAAAATTATTAGTTGAGATTTGTGATTTAGAACAAGGACAACGCTTAATTGAAAATAAAGTTGGTGCACTTTTATTGAATGTTAAAGGTGTTACTTACACAAAACAATTTAATTGTTATACAAATGAATTAAGTATTTTAGTAGAAAAAGCACAAGAAAATAATGTTGAATTATTTGTTCATTTAGATATGTTGTATCATGAAGATGATTTAATTGGATTACGTGCTATTCTAAAAAAATTAAACTCAATCGGCATTAAAAATTTAGTTATTTGTGATATTGGTGTTATAGAGCTAGCTAATGATTTAAATTTAGATTTTAAATTTATTAATGGTGGCTCAGTATTAAATACAAACTATGCAACAATTGATTTTACAAATGATTTTTATAGTGGCTTTTTCTTATCAAATGAAATTAATATTGATGAAGTAGTAACGATTGCTAAAAAAACATCTGCTGATTTATTTGTTCAAGTATTTGGAAAACAAAAAATATTTACATCAAAAAGAAAACTTCTAACTAGTTATTGTGAATACAATGAAATTGAAAATTTAGACATGCATCCAAGAAATAAATTAATTATTAAAGATGCAGCAACTCAAGATAATTATTCATATATTTATGAAGATCAATTTGGTACTTATATTTATACAATGAATAATGTAAATGCTTTAAGCTACCTAGATAACTTAATTGAAAATGATGTTAAATATTTATATTTGAATAATTTATTTTGTGATTTAGAAGAATATGATGAAGTAATTAATATTTTTAATAAATATTTAAAAGATAATAATTACTCAATACAAGATGCACAAAATGACCTTAAAATAGTTTCAGATAAGCTAAGTGAATCATTTTTTAATGATGAAACTGTTTTTACTATTGAGCAAGCAAAATTATTAGAAATGGAGCTTAAAGATGAATAA
- a CDS encoding putative O-methyltransferase YrrM (product_source=COG4122; cath_funfam=3.40.50.150; cog=COG4122; pfam=PF01596; superfamily=53335), with product MLDEIKKYAIENNVPIIEDQGKDFLIKIIKENNYHNILEIGSAIGYSAIIMAKISEKNKVVTIERDSIRYNLAKKNINEMGLEKQIIIYHDDALLFDESKLENKFDLIFIDAAKAQYQKFFEKYEKHLNDNGCIIVDNINFHGFVEGKRKTTNRNTKQLVGKIRRFNEWITTNDNYEVDYYDVGDGIFVIKRKM from the coding sequence GTGTTAGATGAAATAAAAAAATATGCAATTGAAAATAATGTGCCAATAATTGAGGATCAAGGAAAAGATTTTTTAATAAAAATTATTAAAGAAAACAATTATCATAATATTTTAGAAATTGGTAGTGCAATAGGATATTCGGCAATTATTATGGCAAAAATTAGTGAAAAAAATAAAGTTGTTACTATTGAAAGAGATAGTATAAGATATAACCTTGCTAAAAAAAATATCAATGAAATGGGTTTAGAAAAGCAAATTATTATTTATCATGATGATGCTTTATTATTTGATGAAAGTAAACTTGAAAATAAATTTGATTTAATTTTTATTGATGCTGCTAAAGCACAATATCAGAAGTTTTTTGAAAAGTATGAAAAACATCTTAATGATAATGGGTGTATCATTGTTGATAATATTAATTTTCATGGATTTGTTGAAGGTAAGAGAAAAACAACAAACCGTAATACGAAACAACTAGTTGGAAAAATCAGAAGATTTAATGAATGGATTACTACAAATGATAATTATGAAGTTGATTATTATGATGTGGGTGATGGAATATTTGTAATAAAAAGGAAGATGTAA
- a CDS encoding UPF0755 protein (product_source=KO:K07082; cog=COG1559; ko=KO:K07082; pfam=PF02618; superfamily=52540; tigrfam=TIGR00247; transmembrane_helix_parts=Inside_1_6,TMhelix_7_29,Outside_30_352), translating to MKKSKKRIVLVSILVVLIGILAGSSFFMGPMDKNASTPVVFTISENATTDEIVENLKNENLIRSKIVAKGYIKISGQSDFKVGVFELSKKQSLPKIIKTLNSISNSQGSNVTFLEGYRVIDMAKVAESKLGIKQKDFLKMCNDKDFINELKQKFEVINAYDFNEKEIYQLEGLLAPDTYNLTAGIDAKGLIEVLVAQTNTIYLQNKTLFDKSKLSVNEIYTLASMVEAEAKTYDDRVLVASIFMNRIKNNMSLGSDVTTYYGLQLDMSKRDLTSEELAEDNGYNTRSNMKGLPIGPINAPSNDSVLAALNYEETKYLYFVSDKNGKIYASQSYEKHNSIIEKLKEQGLWFTY from the coding sequence ATGAAGAAGAGTAAAAAAAGAATTGTTTTAGTTTCAATATTAGTAGTTTTAATTGGAATTTTAGCTGGATCAAGTTTTTTTATGGGACCAATGGATAAAAATGCAAGTACTCCAGTAGTATTTACAATTTCTGAAAATGCAACTACTGATGAAATAGTTGAAAACTTAAAAAATGAAAATTTAATAAGATCAAAAATAGTTGCTAAAGGATATATTAAAATTTCTGGACAAAGTGATTTTAAAGTTGGAGTTTTTGAATTATCAAAAAAACAAAGTTTACCAAAAATTATTAAAACACTAAATTCTATTAGTAATTCACAAGGATCAAATGTAACATTTTTAGAAGGATATCGAGTTATTGATATGGCTAAGGTAGCTGAATCAAAACTAGGTATCAAACAAAAAGATTTCTTGAAAATGTGTAATGATAAAGATTTTATTAATGAGTTAAAACAAAAATTTGAAGTGATTAATGCTTATGACTTTAATGAAAAAGAAATTTATCAATTAGAAGGATTGTTAGCACCAGATACTTATAATTTAACAGCAGGTATCGATGCTAAAGGGTTAATTGAAGTTTTAGTAGCACAAACTAATACTATTTATCTTCAAAATAAAACATTATTTGATAAAAGTAAGCTTAGTGTTAATGAAATCTATACTTTAGCTAGTATGGTTGAAGCTGAGGCGAAAACTTATGATGATCGTGTTTTAGTTGCTTCTATCTTTATGAATAGAATTAAGAATAATATGTCTTTAGGTAGTGATGTTACTACATACTATGGTTTACAATTAGATATGTCTAAACGTGATTTAACAAGTGAAGAGTTAGCAGAAGATAATGGTTATAATACTCGCTCTAATATGAAAGGGTTACCTATTGGACCAATTAATGCACCATCAAATGATAGTGTACTTGCTGCTTTAAATTATGAAGAAACGAAATATTTATATTTTGTTAGTGATAAAAATGGTAAAATTTATGCATCACAATCTTACGAAAAACATAATTCTATAATTGAAAAACTAAAAGAACAAGGGCTTTGGTTTACATATTAA